In a single window of the Drosophila miranda strain MSH22 chromosome XL, D.miranda_PacBio2.1, whole genome shotgun sequence genome:
- the LOC108164987 gene encoding ribokinase has product MSEEIEVLVFGSAIIDFICYTPRLPKAGETLHGHKFQTGYGGKGANQCVAAARLGSRTALVAKLGDDSFGSDYLRQLREENVNVSHVQQLTGQSTGIAQIAVSDDGENNIIIVVGANNQLSADDVFFAKALFGEAMVLVCQLETPVAATLQALRCFKGVSIVNAAPAMEQTPRELLELANIFCVNESEAAMMTGVSSVSSIKEANDACKRLIEMGANTVILTLGPVGAVWGAKDSPGKFQHVPAPHVNKVVDTTGAGDAFIGALAHNLARFPDRTLDAHIAAACEVASQSVQLPGTQSSFPRA; this is encoded by the exons ATGAGCGAGGAAATTGAGGTTCTGGTCTTCGGTTCGGCCATCATAGATTTCATCTG CTACACGCCCCGCCTGCCCAAGGCCGGGGAGACGCTTCACGGACACAAATTCCAGACCGGCTACGGCGGTAAGGGTGCGAATCAGTGTGTGGCGGCCGCTAGGCTGGGCTCAAGGACGGCGTTGGTTGCCAAACTAGGCGACGATAGCTTTGGCAGCGACTACCTTCGCCAGCTGCGAGAGGAGAACGTCAATGTAAGCCACGTGCAGCAGCTGACGGGCCAGAGCACGGGCATTGCCCAGATCGCAGTCTCCGACGATGGCGAGAACAACATCATCATTGTTGTAGGTGCCAATAACCAGCTTAGCGCCGACGACGTTTTCTTCGCCAAGGCACTGTTTGGCGAGGCCATGGTGCTCGTGTGCCAGCTGGAGACACCCGTTGCAGCCACGCTCCAAGCCCTGCGCTGCTTTAAGGGTGTTTCCATTGTAAACGCCGCACCGGCAATGGAGCAGACGCCACGAGAGCTGCTGGAGCTGGCCAACATATTCTGCGTGAACGAAAGCGAGGCTGCCATGATGACGGGAGTGTCCAGCGTGAGCAGCATAAA GGAAGCTAACGACGCCTGCAAGCGGCTCATTGAAATGGGTGCTAACACGGTGATTCTCACACTGGGCCCTGTGGGAGCTGTGTGGGGAGCCAAAGATTCGCCCGGCAAATTCCAGCACGTGCCCGCTCCGCACGTCAACAAAGTGGTGGACACAACGGGCGCGGGTGACGCCTTCATCGGTGCACTAGCCCACAACCTGGCCCGCTTCCCAGATAGAACCCTCGACGCACACATTGCGGCCGCCTGTGAGGTGGCCTCACAGTCTGTCCAGCTGCCAGGGACCCAATCGAGCTTCCCCCGCGCTTAG